Proteins encoded within one genomic window of Elusimicrobiota bacterium:
- a CDS encoding MFS transporter → MRARQALSASLAALLGLLAPGPQAWAAVAKTAVSAATQSLPAGRIAVVPSALNSGLNALSSGISLDLGGRSADAVPQVKDVGSGVLTSAAVQTISVSVPAAGPAAPAAATAPQAPSQTPTKVSGIAAESAPVLEAVADRKASAADLRRGGAELQRILEAGLGRRAAPAEVNADTSPSSEPAAAGPRAALKPAQDRAAAQQAPLPVPELDADQKSKFHSYASAVAAVKVGIEALNLAVPLLLLNTLHAAMAVSTLYLAAEAASIFGGLIGGALVDRMGARRALVVNGFVQAAAIVGVPLAILSGGSLAMPIIYGLFMINGVASELFEVARRAAMPQIVGHHEGLLRKHNGSLYVWREIAATAGVFGAGWFVHSVGAMATIWMHPAFCLLAALTALRLLRQSQSPAAAAAPAPGGSSGGLKASLKGWWADMVRGTKYVVSEKKLRTIVLVNIPLNALHKIFHTLVAVIYASQVLHNPAMAAVMLGAWNVGELAGAFYLERRGPQSRLSNWMRLAGVASLAVWAWWLFPTALVAVPISFLLAAAMIGNELGTISYLQSTVPERDLGAVNGFVYAFARAVGMVALLLSGFAWDALGTMGGFLALAVLFTLAAPVYWLAARRFQADKLEHIDSVPED, encoded by the coding sequence ATGCGCGCGCGCCAGGCCCTGTCCGCCTCGTTGGCCGCCCTCTTGGGGCTGCTCGCCCCCGGGCCGCAGGCCTGGGCCGCCGTCGCCAAGACCGCCGTCTCGGCGGCCACCCAGTCCCTCCCGGCCGGACGCATCGCCGTCGTTCCCTCCGCCCTGAACAGCGGCCTCAACGCGCTCTCTTCCGGGATCAGCCTCGACCTGGGCGGCCGCTCCGCGGACGCGGTCCCGCAGGTCAAGGACGTTGGCAGCGGCGTCCTCACGTCCGCCGCCGTCCAGACCATCTCCGTCTCGGTCCCCGCCGCTGGGCCGGCCGCGCCAGCGGCCGCCACCGCTCCCCAGGCCCCTTCTCAGACGCCCACCAAGGTCAGCGGCATCGCCGCTGAATCGGCTCCGGTCCTGGAAGCCGTGGCGGACCGCAAGGCTTCCGCCGCCGATCTGCGCCGCGGCGGGGCCGAGTTGCAGCGCATACTCGAGGCCGGCCTGGGCCGCCGGGCCGCCCCCGCCGAAGTAAACGCCGACACCTCTCCCTCTTCTGAGCCGGCCGCCGCTGGCCCTCGGGCCGCGCTCAAGCCGGCCCAGGACCGCGCCGCGGCGCAACAGGCTCCGCTGCCCGTGCCGGAGCTCGACGCCGACCAGAAGAGCAAGTTCCACTCCTACGCGAGCGCCGTGGCCGCGGTCAAGGTCGGCATAGAGGCGCTCAACCTGGCCGTGCCGCTGCTCCTGCTCAACACGCTCCACGCCGCCATGGCGGTCTCCACCCTTTACCTGGCGGCCGAGGCGGCCAGCATCTTCGGCGGCCTCATCGGCGGAGCCTTGGTGGATCGCATGGGCGCGCGGCGCGCCTTGGTCGTCAACGGCTTCGTGCAGGCCGCGGCCATCGTCGGAGTGCCGCTGGCCATCCTCTCCGGCGGGTCCTTGGCCATGCCCATCATCTACGGGCTCTTCATGATCAACGGCGTCGCCTCCGAGCTCTTCGAGGTGGCCCGGCGCGCGGCCATGCCGCAGATCGTGGGCCACCACGAGGGCCTCCTGCGCAAGCACAACGGCAGCCTCTACGTCTGGCGCGAGATCGCGGCGACGGCCGGAGTGTTCGGCGCGGGCTGGTTCGTGCACAGCGTCGGCGCCATGGCCACGATCTGGATGCATCCGGCCTTCTGCCTGCTCGCGGCCCTGACCGCCCTGCGCCTGCTGCGCCAAAGCCAGTCGCCCGCGGCCGCCGCGGCTCCCGCCCCCGGCGGATCCTCCGGCGGCCTCAAGGCCTCGCTCAAGGGCTGGTGGGCCGATATGGTCCGGGGCACCAAGTACGTGGTCTCCGAGAAGAAGCTGCGCACCATCGTCCTGGTCAACATCCCCCTCAACGCTCTGCACAAGATCTTCCACACCTTGGTCGCGGTGATCTACGCCTCGCAGGTCCTGCACAACCCGGCCATGGCCGCGGTCATGCTGGGCGCCTGGAACGTGGGCGAGTTGGCCGGCGCTTTCTACCTGGAGCGCCGGGGGCCGCAGAGCCGGCTCTCCAACTGGATGCGCCTGGCCGGGGTCGCCTCTTTGGCCGTATGGGCTTGGTGGCTGTTCCCCACCGCCTTGGTGGCCGTGCCGATCTCTTTCCTGCTGGCTGCGGCCATGATCGGCAACGAGCTGGGGACGATCTCCTACCTGCAGTCCACCGTGCCGGAGCGGGACCTGGGAGCGGTGAACGGCTTCGTCTACGCCTTCGCCCGCGCCGTGGGCATGGTGGCCCTGCTCCTTTCGGGCTTCGCGTGGGACGCGCTGGGGACCATGGGCGGCTTCTTGGCCCTAGCCGTGCTCTTCACGCTGGCCGCGCCGGTGTACTGGCTGGCCGCCCGCCGCTTCCAGGCGGACAAGCTCGAGCACATCGACAGCGTGCCGGAAGACTGA